The bacterium nucleotide sequence TCACCAAGAAGGGTCTTTCCTCAAGGACCTGGCTGTGCGGACCGCCGTCGCACCGTTAAAGAGATCTTAAGGTTTGCTTGACGCCTGCGTAAACACGGTCTCCTGCCATTTCACTACGATCGGTGTGGTCTTGTCATAGTCGGCCAATAGGGCCTGGACGACGTGTGCGAGGGACTCGGTCCAGGTTGAGGATGCGCCCCTATGAACCCCGAGCTGTCGCGGGTCGCGAACCGGCTCAGCCTCAGCATCCTGACTGGAGCAATGATCATCGGCCTCGGGCTACTGATGCAGTATTACCACCCGCCGTTCTGGCCGCGCATCGCGGCGCCGTTCTTCTACCTCTCGTTCGTGGCCGCGGTCGCCTTCGGCGGATGGCTCGTGTGGTCAATGGTTCGTCGAAGATAGGCCGGGATGCCGTCGCGAGCAGTTCGGGCACCCGCCGCGGAGGTTCAGGGCACACGCACAGGGGACAACGAATCATCGTCGGGGCTCCCCGTGACAAAAGACGACGTGACAGGACGTCGTGCCGGCGATGCGATCCGGCCGTGACGGTCGTCGGCGCCGGACCGGCGGGACTGGCCTGCGCCATCGTCCTCGCGCAGGCAGGACGCCTCCCGAACTCAACCCGGCGGAGTTTGTGTGGGCGCAGGACGACCGCAGCTTGGCCAACAGCGCCCCAGCTGATCTCGCGGACCTCCGTCAGATGCTCCGCCGGTCGTACCGCAAGATCCGGGGGTCACAACGCCTGCTGTGGTCCTGCATCTTTGCGTCCGATCTCCCGTGGAGACGCTAAGCTGGCGTAGCCAGCCATCCAATGCTGATGAGAAATCGGGACACCAAGCATACCGATCCCGGGTAGCAGAGGCTCTAAGCGGGCAGAGAATGACGGGAAGGCGTGGGCTTGATATTTTGATTTAGGCAAAAGAAATTAGTGGGATCGTAGGCGGTCTTCAGCGCGACCAGCCGCGCGTACTTATCTTCGCCGTACGCGGCTCTGACGCGGTCCTCCCCTTCGTTGCCAAGAAAGTTCACATACACGCCGCCGGTGGACAGCGGGCGCATCGCTTCGGAGAATCTGCGCGTCCACGCGACCTCGGCCTCGAACCCGACGGCGGCCTCGCACACCGCGTTGATGTTGACGCTGTACTGTGCCGCCCGCCCACCATACGCGGTGGCGTTCTCCGCGGTCCGAGCGATGGCGCCGCCTAGCTGGAACAGGATCGTGTACGAACGGCGGGACTGAGCCGCCCACCCGTGAGCGAGCATCACGTCGATCGTCTCATCCCTGAGACCCGGCAAGTCATGGGACTTCCAATAGTAGTGGAGCCCGTGCGGCACCGTCGCATCGAACATCGCCTGGTGCGCGGTGTATTGTGTCGGCCGGATCGCATCGATGGCCGGGGGACCGAACGCGCGCAGCGGCGCGAGCACCCGTTCAGCGTCCCCGATGGGTCCGGCGTAACAGACGGCGATGCTGAGAACCGGCGTTCCGTGGAGACGGGCGGGGACAAACGGCAGCGGCGGTGCATGCCTCAGCGTGACGATCGTCGTGAGTTCGTCCGGCGCCTCGGCGGCAAAGTCGCGATAGAAGCGCAACGCGTCGCGCGCCTGCTCGTCAGTGTACAGCACGACGCCGGCGAGGACGGTGGGGCCCACGGGATGGAGCCGGAATTCGAACGACGTGACGATGCCAAAGTTCCCACCCCCGCCCCGGATGCCCCAGAAGAGCTCCGCCTGCTTCTCGTCGCTCGCGGTGATCAGGCGCCCGTCCGCGGTCACCACATCGACAGACACGAGATTGTCGCAGGTCAGCCCGTGCTTGCGCATCAGCCACCCGATCCCGCCGCCGAGCGTGAGCCCGGCCACTCCTGTGTGCGTAACGATGCCGCCGGGTGCTGCGAGGCCAAAAGCCTGCGTCTCGCGGTCGAATTCCCCCCAGAGCAGCCCCGGTTCGGCCCGCGCCGTCCGTCGTACGAGATCGACACGCATGCCCTTCATCGGCGAGAGGTCGATCACAAGACCGCCGTCGCACGTTGCCGTCCCGGCGACATTGTGGCCGCCGCCCCGCACCGCTGTGAGCACGCCCTGCTCCCGGGCCGCGCGCACAGCGCTCAGGACGTCGGCGGCGCCAGTGCACCGGGCGATAAGGGCCGGACGCCTGTCAATGGCGCCGTTCCAAATCCGGCGCGCCGCATCATAGCCCTCATCGCCAGGCCGGAGCACGGCTCCGCGAAAGCCGGCCCCAAGCTCCCATGAGGCAGGGTTCGTGCGCGCCTCTTGCAGTGGCGCCTTTCGTGCCGCGGCCTCGGTCACGACGCGGCCCCCCTCGCCGCCGCCTCTCGCACGGCCGGCGCAAATGGGCTCCACTGAAGCCACCGGGGAAAGACGCGGGTCAGGGCTGGCGGTCCGTCGACTTCAATCAGGCCTTCCCGCGTCGCTTCAATCCAGGTGGACCGGCCAAGCCAGACCTTAGAGAACGCGGTAAGATCGGCGCCGATGTACAGGTCGGTGTCAAAGCCGGGATCCGTCAGGCACAGAGAGACCTCGGGCTTCTCGATCACCAGCCAGTGGGGGCGGGGGCGTTTCATCCCGTGGAAGTCGAACCGGATCACGACACGCCGAAGCGGCACCAACGCGAGGTCGATGCGCCGGCGCATCCGCCAGAGGAGGAGCGCCGCATCAAGTTCATCCGGCCTGGGATCTCCGAACGCCCACTTGGCGCCCCACTCCCCCAGGCTCTGGATGACCGCCCTGAGCTCCTTCCCGGCGCCAGTCAGATAGTATCCGGCGTTTGCGCCGTCGGACGAGGTCCGCCGTTCGACGATGCCGGCGTGCTCGAGCCGCCGCAGACGCTCCGCTAGGAGCGGCCGGGAAATGCCGGGGAGGCCGCGGTCGAGATCGTTGAACCGATGAATCTCGGCCAGCAGTTCCCGGATGATTAACGGCGTCCAACGATCCGCGATGATTTCGATCGCCCGCGCAACCGGACAGTATTGCCCGTAGGGTTCCATAGCCCGATTCTTTCACAACGCCGGGCCGGCGACCAGTTCTGTTTTTACACTGGCGCGTCGGGCGGGGAGGACCTACGATGCGGGTGTGGCGGGGCGCCTCTGACGGGCCGCCGACGGACAGACCGCGCTCGACCACCCAGCGGAGTGATCCTCCGAGGAGGGCAGACCGATGGAGATCGACAGGCGGACATTCTTGATGCGGGCCGGCGCCGGATCTGCGGCCCTGGCGGCGCTGCCGTTTCTGCTTCAGGCCGGCGAGCAGCCGGCGCGCGCAGAAGACGTGGGCTTTAGACCGGCGGCGCTGCTCAAGAGCTCGACCACCGACACGGGCCAGCCGCTTGAGTTTCCCCCCGGTCCGAACGAAATCACGGCGTTCGTCGTCGAACTTGCGCCGGGCGGAAAGCACGACCGCCACCTCCATCCGGTTCCGATATTCGCCTACGTGCTCGACGGCACTCTCACCCTCGCCGTCGAGGGGCATGGTGAGAAGACCTATCCGGCCGGGACGGCCCACCTGGAACCGGTCAACACCTGGCACATGGACCTCAACCGGGGAAAGACACTCGTGAAATGGGTCGCAGTGTTCATGGGGCAGAAGGGAAAGCCGTTCGTGATCCCGGTGCCCAAGCTAGGCTGAGAGCGCATGATGCCCTCCTCAGCAGACGTGCCAGCAAGGCGCAGTGAAGCAAAGCCGTTACGATAGCGGTGCTACAGAGCATCGGTCATGAGAACGCAAGGGCGGCCGATAAATTGGTCT carries:
- a CDS encoding helix-turn-helix domain-containing protein, translating into MEPYGQYCPVARAIEIIADRWTPLIIRELLAEIHRFNDLDRGLPGISRPLLAERLRRLEHAGIVERRTSSDGANAGYYLTGAGKELRAVIQSLGEWGAKWAFGDPRPDELDAALLLWRMRRRIDLALVPLRRVVIRFDFHGMKRPRPHWLVIEKPEVSLCLTDPGFDTDLYIGADLTAFSKVWLGRSTWIEATREGLIEVDGPPALTRVFPRWLQWSPFAPAVREAAARGAAS
- a CDS encoding FAD-binding oxidoreductase, producing MLRPGDEGYDAARRIWNGAIDRRPALIARCTGAADVLSAVRAAREQGVLTAVRGGGHNVAGTATCDGGLVIDLSPMKGMRVDLVRRTARAEPGLLWGEFDRETQAFGLAAPGGIVTHTGVAGLTLGGGIGWLMRKHGLTCDNLVSVDVVTADGRLITASDEKQAELFWGIRGGGGNFGIVTSFEFRLHPVGPTVLAGVVLYTDEQARDALRFYRDFAAEAPDELTTIVTLRHAPPLPFVPARLHGTPVLSIAVCYAGPIGDAERVLAPLRAFGPPAIDAIRPTQYTAHQAMFDATVPHGLHYYWKSHDLPGLRDETIDVMLAHGWAAQSRRSYTILFQLGGAIARTAENATAYGGRAAQYSVNINAVCEAAVGFEAEVAWTRRFSEAMRPLSTGGVYVNFLGNEGEDRVRAAYGEDKYARLVALKTAYDPTNFFCLNQNIKPTPSRHSLPA
- a CDS encoding cupin domain-containing protein — its product is MEIDRRTFLMRAGAGSAALAALPFLLQAGEQPARAEDVGFRPAALLKSSTTDTGQPLEFPPGPNEITAFVVELAPGGKHDRHLHPVPIFAYVLDGTLTLAVEGHGEKTYPAGTAHLEPVNTWHMDLNRGKTLVKWVAVFMGQKGKPFVIPVPKLG